A portion of the Malania oleifera isolate guangnan ecotype guangnan chromosome 3, ASM2987363v1, whole genome shotgun sequence genome contains these proteins:
- the LOC131150249 gene encoding protein RALF-like 32, whose product METRSLQLYHCFFFVLILLTAWRETSGAADAACNGSIAECDAGGEALMESGISQKFVEEQKTRYISAGALKRDQPVCKGGGGEAYSRSCLPPPSNPHSRGCYKYYRCRDDS is encoded by the coding sequence ATGGAAACAAGGTCTCTCCAATTATATCACTGCTTCTTCTTCGTTCTAATCCTGCTGACGGCTTGGCGGGAAACAAGCGGAGCGGCGGATGCAGCGTGCAACGGTTCCATAGCAGAATGCGACGCAGGGGGTGAGGCTCTGATGGAGTCGGGAATAAGCCAAAAGTTTGTGGAGGAACAGAAGACAAGATATATTTCAGCAGGAGCTCTGAAGAGGGACCAGCCCGTGTGCAAAGGGGGTGGCGGTGAAGCTTACAGTAGAAGTTGTCTCCCTCCCCCCTCTAACCCTCATAGCAGAGGTTGCTACAAATATTATCGTTGCAGAGATGATTCCTGA